Within Lactobacillus amylovorus DSM 20531, the genomic segment GCTTTTGCTTGCAGCTCATGCAGTGGGCAAAGCTAACAAGCAAACTATCAAGTTAGCTTCATCCATCGAAATTTTACACATGGCCACTTTGATTCATGATGATATCATTGATGACTCCGACGAACGCCGTGGCAACGTAAGCATTCAAGCTGCTTTTGGTAAAGATGTAGCCGTTTATACTGGCGATTTACTCTTTACCGACTTCTTCGACTTGATGCTTAACGCCATTGATGAAAATGAATATCTCGCCCGCAATGCGCAAACGATGCGCAAGATTTTAAACGGGGAATTAGGTCAGATGGCTGAACGTTTTAATCTAAAACAGACACTAGATGACTATCTTGGTGATATCAAAGGTAAAACCGCCGCTCTCTTCCGTTTAGCCGCTGAAGAAGGTGCCCATTTTGCTGGTGGCAATATCGATCAAAGCAGTGCTCTAGCACAATTTGGTGAAAACTTAGGCATTGCCTTTCAAATTGTCGATGACATTCTTGATTACAGCGGTGGCAAGCAGTTAAACAAACCAACGCTAGAGGATTTAGCCACTGGAGTCTATTCTCTGCCACTTTTGCTTGCATTAAACCAACCTGCACTAAGAAATAAGCTGCTACCTTTACTTAACAAGAAACGCCAAATGACTTTAGCAGATATGCAAAAAGTACAAAGTATTCTGTTAGACAGCACTGTTATTGACGATAGTCACAAGTTAGCCCGTCAATATGCGCAAAAGGCAATTGATAACTTAGCCATTTTTAAACCTAATCCTGCTGTTTTATTACTTAAGAAATTACCTAACACGCTGTTAACACGCAGCTTTTAGTCGATCAAAGTCCTTGATCGGCTTTTTTCAATTCACGATAACGTGAATTTTGCCACAATTGTTCTGGCGTACCCTGCATGGCAATCTGACCGTCTTCGATAAAAATAACCTGATTCATTTTTTCAATACCTTGCAAATGGTGAGTTATCCAAATCAAAGTTTTACCATTCAGTTGCTTCATAAAAGTTTCAATGACAGCTTGCTCTGTAATTGGATCTAAACCTACGGTTGGTTCATCTAGCAAAACGATAGGCGTATTTTTCAAAAGAATACGAGCTAAAGATAAGCGGTGCCGCTCACCACCAGAAAAGCGCAATCCCGCTTCTTCTACTTGCGTCTCCAGCTTTTCAGGTAAAGCCTCAATCGTCTTTTTCAAACCTACTCGGTCAAGTACATCCCAGAGTTGATCATCACTTGCCTCTTTATTACCTAAGCGTAGGTTATTAGCAATTGTCGTGTTGAACAAATATGGCTTCTGATTAATGACGCTAAAGTATTTCGGCATTTGATCGCCAAACTTTGTAACATCGATACCATTCAAATCAATTTGTCCTTCAGTTGGCTTTCGATCACCTCTTAATAAGGCAGCCAAAGTACTCTTGCCTGCTCCGCTTTTACCCAAGATCGCAATCTTTTCACCAGCATGAATATTTAAATTAATGCCACGTAAGATTTCTTTCTTAGTATGTAGATAAGTATAGTGAATATTCTGAATAGTTAAATTATATGGTGCTGCAATTGACAGCGCCTTTTCTTTTACCTTTTGATCAGGATCAGGTAGGTTATTCAATCTAACTAATGACTTTTGATAAACATTTGTTTCCTGTGCTGCCGTTGGTAAACCGGCCAAAGCTTCATTGAGTGGAAAGGCCGCCAAAACAAAGGCTGCAATCCAGTTAGTTAATAGACTCTGCTGACCACCAAATTTAGCTGCACCCCAGATAATTAAGCTAATAACTATCAGCAAAAAGAGCATCTGCATCAAGAAATTTCGGAAGCGTTCAAACTTCTTCATCCTTTGGTGAACGTCCAATAATTTTTCTCGACTATCAACGTGCAACTGTAAGAATTCCTGACTTCTGCCAGCAAGCATCCAATCGGTTACACCCATGACATTGTCAGTCAGGTCAACGTAGAGCTTGTCTTGTGCAGCTTTTTCATAATCTTGCCGTGCTCCATTAATCACAATTGACCAAATAGGAATTGCAAAAATCATTAAACCGAAGGTAACTAGCATCCACAAGCCCATCAGTGGCGATAAAATACCTAGACTGATGACAATAATAGCGTAAAGTCCCCAGGCTACGAACATCGGAAAGATTGACCGTAAGTAAAGATTTTGAATGTGACTAATATCATCTGAGAGCAATCCTAAAACATCCCCCAGCTGATATTTACTGTTGAATAATGCCGCGTCTTTTTCCAAGGCATCATACATCTTTTGTCTAAACTTAGATGTCATTCGTAAAACCCAATTATGGCTGACGATTCTTTCAAAATACTGAATCGTTGGTCTAGCAATTCCCAACGCTCTTGTTAAAACTATTGGCACATATACCAGCAAAATATTTTCTGGACGTGTGGCAGATTTACTAATTAAAAAGCCTGCACAAAACATCAAGCCTGCACCACAGACAAAAGTTAAAATCCCTAAGAAAATGGCTAAAATTAATGTCTTTTTGTAACGGTGTAAAAATGGTTTTACCCAGCGATCATGTTTTAACGCTTTAATAATTAGAATTTTATTGCTCATCATGATCGCCTCTCATCTTTTCTATCAATTTGACAAAGTAGCCATTTTTCTTTTCCAGTTCGTCAAAGGTTCCTTGTTCCACCAATTTGCCATGATCCATTACCAAAATATAATCCATCTCTTTCATCCAGTGCAGCCTATGCGTAGCGAAAATCACTAGATGATCTTTCATTAGTGGCAACATTTTTTTCTTCAAGTCAACTTCAGTTTCAATATCCAGATGGGCTGTAGGCTCATCGAAGATCATGACTTTACGTTGTTGATCTAGAAAGGCACGGGCCAAAGCAATTCTTTGTGCTTGTCCTCCAGATAA encodes:
- the cydC gene encoding thiol reductant ABC exporter subunit CydC, with product MSNKILIIKALKHDRWVKPFLHRYKKTLILAIFLGILTFVCGAGLMFCAGFLISKSATRPENILLVYVPIVLTRALGIARPTIQYFERIVSHNWVLRMTSKFRQKMYDALEKDAALFNSKYQLGDVLGLLSDDISHIQNLYLRSIFPMFVAWGLYAIIVISLGILSPLMGLWMLVTFGLMIFAIPIWSIVINGARQDYEKAAQDKLYVDLTDNVMGVTDWMLAGRSQEFLQLHVDSREKLLDVHQRMKKFERFRNFLMQMLFLLIVISLIIWGAAKFGGQQSLLTNWIAAFVLAAFPLNEALAGLPTAAQETNVYQKSLVRLNNLPDPDQKVKEKALSIAAPYNLTIQNIHYTYLHTKKEILRGINLNIHAGEKIAILGKSGAGKSTLAALLRGDRKPTEGQIDLNGIDVTKFGDQMPKYFSVINQKPYLFNTTIANNLRLGNKEASDDQLWDVLDRVGLKKTIEALPEKLETQVEEAGLRFSGGERHRLSLARILLKNTPIVLLDEPTVGLDPITEQAVIETFMKQLNGKTLIWITHHLQGIEKMNQVIFIEDGQIAMQGTPEQLWQNSRYRELKKADQGL
- a CDS encoding polyprenyl synthetase family protein; translation: MNNSKPWKKYPLIASELEEVNQFIQKTIKTPHKSLQTALLQMADNGGKYLRPSLLLLAAHAVGKANKQTIKLASSIEILHMATLIHDDIIDDSDERRGNVSIQAAFGKDVAVYTGDLLFTDFFDLMLNAIDENEYLARNAQTMRKILNGELGQMAERFNLKQTLDDYLGDIKGKTAALFRLAAEEGAHFAGGNIDQSSALAQFGENLGIAFQIVDDILDYSGGKQLNKPTLEDLATGVYSLPLLLALNQPALRNKLLPLLNKKRQMTLADMQKVQSILLDSTVIDDSHKLARQYAQKAIDNLAIFKPNPAVLLLKKLPNTLLTRSF